In Pieris rapae chromosome 18, ilPieRapa1.1, whole genome shotgun sequence, one genomic interval encodes:
- the LOC110999612 gene encoding mucin-3A isoform X5, giving the protein MRAGVWCGVAVTLLLVATDAIRTVQGEGISRTSRRTITDRSANNLNKTEENIPTYRSRSIKRREETQELSTVRSRNRGRTLEKDNISPKVEIQAQSGQNEPFESRRSSIRSRSRTIAKEATTENILSRESIIRGRSRGNGRKYTPTTTPFNDQPESSSNQVAATLPPRSVEIRSEIIKTNEILPTGATAPSNQFRRRSSTVSTVEATKQIRPRGRINTRTNSRALDLEVAGTTNTFTAAAKQTTIARISDGRNSRKLRYKSRTLETDTNITGVGITPLNEVEKSSQRNDITSEPEYSETNSTTSKATENTFQTSTESVLRSSTLKSSKVVRRPITRSNGYFKSSEVKSNSKMSDEINEDDNYPESFKAIIQAKNATQTNSSIGESLSVKASHKDSNTHALSFQTNTTDPGTDKNSRLRKKLRIEEKNKKADEQEALSLGSTSTTTTSEAPKPRSIPFRPRGTYLSRSKKPNVTKSTTENISYASRPSLENPYKFSKRIKSSTEPSMTDITLKTKRLDSLPKKQVIRSSLFSRKNDPVNKNITVIPLNENRKHDRVQSGSNFKARRTLPNTTYYSRLRNNTKLYMTETSYVEKNTETPIADKKVGNSADMPLIFTYLNGPGLSDKLQPSIENTAPVLNSKESQENSTENEIVNKAEESENKLIINTDVTTPKYHANYKENMQSEKAITSATPAIRNIKTRKYARKQEKGKDQETNTPSVIFKSKDRNVRKYGDTFSKTTESPANSVEGEEIQLGPDMNAIAFTKTRRPLSSADLRLSESLAKPLQVLNVEVSQHSPSVTVSIFDALAEILTSTPKPRISTTAETLPKNINEINIMHSLDGVSSNVNVNTVTGFATQESVTSKDNLNTNAKFVKTTEPVVFNSLLVGDNVTPSLKAEDEKTSYFTSPKTVPIPIPTTPISARKPFAIKVLYTETESTSKNSPTAMPTSRLTSTDKSTMVYNSISDLLLSNNGVVSTGLTSMLSNNIRSIIDSMDDESKSKLSVGMTNLLNTLIPGAINNISKVEEDSTAYMTTPYSLEDINDTANIEININESSNIHNKILQNVSDGESIVNTETLLNSQTEIDVEGTTPVNSFDLLENVQNLESESDNTLRFESNVLTNTLKDTTSTTARVTVDNIENLDETPTNEELVTLSILNPLRDITTETSNIQLESPSLAKLLSFNQLDDSEVLEDPSQVSQLQLWVLSKKARVLKMIEDLLRIHSDEISNPPLGIRNKPKISFSNRLTEIMNTMNFTTTGPDFTERTTLDSIESSFSSTTTVPYTSTLSLLNNLNGDFDLTTQNINGIIFTNDESSTKTVSEIADAFTTANSVPTTTVSEDIVTTSDSKEIENEKLELASTTTSNFETTTGIAEARIVVDTTVMTNVEDTSTSGIETTTAKVMNESKSADFITTSNMLNVATRPSIPKKDFVIFGILPNNTVVRKDPNDNPLEALTEASPYIIYGVLPNNTIIRKFPNGTRVPQIMQKIDVLPISPWSLKNPYSPIHNIPAIVRPQSNPIRVSTNTVISTDIPNNEKEISLTTDTVNNLQVMIPTSALNIKDSSSLGITTTSTLPPAEKSTASHVLSLRTTTMLPSVDEILLNSISLATKEEMVISSMTSSTPEPRILTLDIDPETKQIRTEKPNDGTGNTVFKFIPIEDVTVPSTQETNVLKLATPKTTRVATVTTEVNTPNPQIQMNIESNTVATSTTEPFIATPVTNSEKVIDEPPTPIFMNEFELTTEAQNFTLTDLNNDRTTFTPDQTTAATTTSLPELQINNDDVEFTTTAQTTYRIPVATSVPIGSATNTVFQTQPSPPTLPNDRNPKKISEFNTAQNQEENAKLLQALLMATSQGKNSNNNLITKTRPLTTTVRSIEDDIRQFEEDTKLLKALLQATGRDPATLNLPSLDGIKAVITTLKPSIATTTLQTTSTLPPSTVPITQFTTTETTTSSIINEDVKRLQEDTKLLQALLQVTGNKNGGDMPVISGLTSNVRIASNPLTTSMESKSTTSFNVRPVYTTTQFTPTTTVRSQIITVSTLQPTTEDIGISTTFRPVNVRTQSTTVNRPTVTTEIPSSSTYSDEEDLLFLKNLKSVLSTKSKNEDPETSLANRVIALAVERSLNEIQVGKNVGTTKVMTTTTTTSRPTTTATQATTTPRPTTKPTTTRVTTTPRQNIPSIEDDIKQFEQDTKLLQALLKATGQDPSKFNIPTLPTTTVSAQFPNIPQGINDDLNLLSNLLASPSPLNEPFDPLTQKPAPTQATQRTPTSTVPYGIQIAVKDDLKNEQDDAKLLQTLIKLQDAQETTTVRSKLAITGHSSDEALKKLIQKTQPAGMMSESTKPSMSLSTEYGNSNDALLAALLKEQGFGPTTASSLDEQIRLAALLNQVVVTPKARRTTTPPPPPPAPRRPILDGLSWLWQQWRDTAPGSQGPRQSRPAPTRNQPAQSASATSSRVNWFGSGPFVGNADERPANRIPLEPPSAVEQPPGRGQLVSAAINVTRAFSQFLGAAIQGAAQTVQNVFRAGQNTYTNGSGGSG; this is encoded by the exons GGTGAAGGCATATCTCGAACAAGCAGAAGAACGATTACTGATAGAAGtgcaaataatttgaataaaactgaAGAAAACATACCGACGTATAGATCAAGAAGCATAAAAAGAAGAGAAGAAACACAAGAATTAAGCACTGTAAGGTCAAGAAACCGAGGTAGGACTCTagaaaaagataatatttcaCCTAAAGTTGAAATTCAAGCGCAATCGGGACAAAATGAACCATTTGAATCCAGGAGATCAAGTATCCGATCTCGATCTAGAACAATTGCAAAAGAAGCAACGACAGAGAATATCTTAAGTAGAGAGAGTATAATTCGAGGACGGTCCCGTGGAAATGGAAGAAAATATACGCCTACTACCACTCCCTTTAATGATCAACCAGAAAGTTCTTCAAATCAAGTTGCTGCGACGTTACCACCTAGAAGTGTTGAAATTAGGTcagaaataataaagacaaatgaAATTCTTCCTACTGGGGCTACTGCACCATCTAATCAGTTCAGAAGAAGAAGTTCGACCGTAAGCACTGTGGAAGCTACTAAACAAATCAGACCTCGAGGACGAATAAATACAAGGACAAATTCAAGAGCTCTTGATTTAGAAGTTGCAGGTACTACAAATACGTTCACTGCAGCAGCTAAACAAACAACAATTGCGAGAATAAGCGATGGAagaaattcaaggaaattaaggtacaaatcaagaacattggaaacagatacaaatatAACTGGAGTGGGTATAACACCTTTAAATGAAGTAGAAAAATCTAGTCAAAGAAATGACATAACTAGTGAACCCGAATACAGCGAAACAAATTCAACAACTTCTAAAGCGACTGAGAACACATTTCAAACAAGCACGGAATCAGTATTAAGATCGAGTACACTTAAATCCTCGAAAGTCGTAAGACGACCAATCACAAGAAGTAACGGTTATTTCAAATCTTCTGAAGTTAAAAGTAATTCAAAAATGTCGGACGAAATAAACGAGGATGATAACTACCCAGAGAGCTTTAAAGCTATTATACAAGCTAAAAATGCG ACACAAACAAACTCTTCTATTGGCGAGAGTTTGTCAGTGAAAGCATCACATAAAGATTCCAACACTCACGCACTATCTTTTCAAACCAACACTACGGACCCTGGCACTGACAAAAACTCTCGG CTTCGTAAAAAGTTGCgaattgaagaaaaaaataagaaagctGACGAACAAGAAGCTTTATCATTAGGTTCAACATCCACGACTACAACATCTGAGGCACCTAAACCTAGATCTATTCCATTTCGTCCACGTGGCACTTACTTATCCAGAAgtaaaaaaccaaatgtaaCTAAATCGACAACTGAAAACATAAGTTATGCATCAAGACCTAGCCTTGAAAATCCATATAAATTCAGCAAAAGAATTAAATCTTCAACGGAGCCATCAATGACAGACATTACTTTGAAAACAAAGCGACTGGACTCGCTGCCAAAAAAGCAGGTCATACGCTCCTCACTTTTTTCTCGTAAAAACGATCccgtaaacaaaaatatcactGTAATACCATTAAATGAAAATCGTAAACACGATCGTGTACAATCAGGAAGTAATTTTAAAGCCCGAAGAACATTACCAAATACAACATATTATTCCCGATTAagaaataacacaaaattgtATATGACAGAAACTAGCTATGTAGAAAAAAACACCGAAACTCCGATAGCAGATAAAAAAGTTGGAAACTCTGCAGATATgcctttaatttttacttatctCAATGGCCCAGGTTTATCGGATAAACTGCAACCTTCTATTGAAAATACTGCTCCCGTACTGAACAGTAAGGAATCGCAAGAAAATAGTACAGAAAATGAGATTGTTAATAAAGCTGAAGAAAGtgaaaataagttaattattaacacGGACGTAACGACACCAAAATATCACGCTAACTACAAAGAAAATATGCAAAGCGAAAAAGCAATAACTTCGGCAACACCggcaataagaaatattaaaaccaGGAAATACGCACGTAAACAAGAAAAAGGTAAAGATCAAGAAACAAATACTCCTTCCGTTATTTTCAAAAGTAAAGACCGGAATGTTCGAAAGTACGGAGACACCTTTTCCAAGACAACAGAAAGTCCTGCAAATAGC GTAGAGGGTGAAGAAATACAATTAGGGCCTGATATGAATGCTATAGCCTTCACAAAAACCCGTCGCCCATTGTCTTCAGCTGATTTGAGGCTTTCCGAGAGCTTGGCCAAACCTTTACAAGTATTAAACGTTGAAGTATCACAACATTCACCATCAGTAACAGTGTCTATATTCGATGCTTTGGCTGAAATACTCACGTCAACGCCCAAGCCTCGAATATCAACAACAGCCGAAACATTACCAAAAAATATCAACGAAATCAATATAATGCATTCACTTGATGGCGTGAGTAGTAACGTTAATGTAAATACTGTCACAGGCTTTGCAACTCAGGAATCGGTAACATCAAAGGATAATTTAAACACAAATGCTAAGTTTGTAAAAACCACTGAACCAGTTGTGTTTAACAGTTTGCTGGTTGGGGACAATGTTACACCGTCACTAAAAGCAGAAGATGAGAAAACAAGTTATTTTACCTCACCCAAAACTGTTCCTATTCCAATTCCTACTACTCCTATATCTGCGAGAAAACCATTCGCTATAAAGGTTTTATACACCGAAACTGAATCGACAAGTAAAAACTCTCCAACGGCTATGCCCACTTCTCGTTTGACATCGACTGACAAATCAACAATGGTATATAACAGTATATCAGATCTTTTACTATCTAATAATGGAGTTGTATCTACTGGACTAACAAGCAtgttatcaaataatattagaagTATTATCGATAGTATGGACGATGAaagtaaatctaaattatcaGTAGGTATGACTAATTTGTTGAACACTTTGATCCCCGGcgctattaataatatctcaAAAGTAGAAGAAGATAGCACTGCTTATATGACTACTCCTTACAGTTTGGAGGATATTAATGATACTgcaaacattgaaataaatataaatgagagttcaaatattcataataaaatcctCCAAAATGTTAGCGACGGAGAatcaattgtaaatactgaaaCGCTTCTAAATTCACAAACTGAAATAGATGTTGAAGGCACTACACCTGTAAATAGCTTTGATTTGTTAGaaaatgtacaaaatttaGAATCAGAATCAGATAATACCTTAAGATTTGAAAGTAACGTTTTAACCAATACACTTAAAGATACCACGTCTACTACCGCGAGAGTAACGGTTGATAATATAGAGAATTTAGACGAAACCCCTACTAATGAGGAACTAGTTACCCTATCCATCCTTAATCCTTTAAGAGATATTACTACAGAGACTTCAAATATCCAACTTGAATCCCCCTCTTTAGCCAAACTGTTGTCTTTTAACCAATTAGATGATAGTGAAGTATTGGAAGATCCAAGTCAAGTATCACAACTACAATTATGGGTATTATCTAAAAAAGCCcgagttttaaaaatgattgagGATCTCCTACGTATTCACTCTGATGAAATTTCAAATCCACCTCTTGGTATTCGCAATAAACCCAAAATTTCATTCTCTAATCGTCTGACCGAAATAATGAATACAATGAACTTTACGACCACTGGACCTGACTTTACTGAACGAACTACTCTGGACTCTATTGAAAGTTCCTTTAGTTCCACAACAACCGTACCTTATACATCAACTTTGTCCCTTTTGAATAACCTCAACGGTGACTTTGACCTTACAACTCAAAACATAAatggtattatttttacaaatgacGAATCATCTACAAAAACTGTTAGCGAAATTGCTGATGCTTTTACTACTGCCAATTCAGTACCTACCACTACAGTGTCTGAAGATATTGTAACAACCTCTGATTCTAAGgaaatagaaaatgaaaagCTGGAACTTGCGTCTACAACAACGAGTAATTTTGAAACTACAACTGGAATAGCAGAAGCCAGAATTGTTGTTGATACAACTGTTATGACAAACGTAGAAGACACATCGACATCAGGTATTGAAACCACTACAGCTAAAGTCATGAATGAGAGCAAATCAGCAGATTTTATAACAACCAGCAATATGCTAAACGTGGCCACTCGACCGTCAATTccaaaaaaagattttgttatttttggaaTACTTCCTAACAATACAGTGGTACGTAAAGACCCTAACGATAACCCACTGGAAGCATTAACAGAAGCAAGTCCATACATCATTTACGGCGTACTaccaaataacacaataatacGCAAGTTTCCGAACGGAACTCGAGTACCACAAATCATGCAAAAAATTGACGTACTACCAATTAGTCCATGGAGTCTAAAAAATCCATACAGCCCTATCCATAATATTCCAGCCATTGTCAGACCACAGTCTAACCCAATCCGAGTTTCCACTAATACTGTGATATCCACAGACATACCAAATAACGAAAAGGAAATCAGTTTAACCACCGACACTGTAAATAACCTGCAAGTAATG ATACCTACATCGGcacttaatataaaagataGCAGTTCATTGGGTATAACAACTACCTCCACACTGCCACCTGCTGAAAAAAGCACTGCCTCGCATGTTTTAAGTTTGCGCACAACTACAATGCTACCTTCTGTTGATGAGATTCTGCTTAATAGTATATCTTTGGCGACTAAAGAGGAAATGGTCATATCTTCAATGACAAGTTCAACTCCTGAACCAAGAATATTAACACTGGATATTGATCCGGAG ACTAAACAAATACGTACTGAAAAACCTAATGACGGAACTGgaaatactgtttttaaatttatccctATTGAGGATGTTACTGTGCCCTCTACACAAGAAACTAACGTATTAAAACTGGCTACTCCTAAAACTACGCGAGTAGCAACGGTAACAACTGAAGTTAATACACCTAATCCACAAATACAAATGAATATAGAAAGTAATACTGTTGCAACTTCCACAACAGAGCCATTTATTGCAACACCTGTAACCAACTCGGAAAAAGTAATCGATGAACCACCAACTCctatttttatgaatgaatTTGAACTAACCACTGAAGCACAGAACTTCACATTAACAGATTTAAACAATGATCGTACAACATTTACACCAGACCAAACCACTGCTGCTACCACAACTTCTCTACCCgaattgcaaataaataatgatgatGTTGAATTTACTACAACTGCACAAACTACTTACCGAATACCAGTAGCAACATCTGTACCTATTGGTAGTGCTACTAATACCGTGTTTCAAACACAACCGAGTCCTCCAACACTACCTAACGATCGtaatccaaaaaaaatatcggaGTTCAATACAGCACAAAATCAAGAAGAGAATGCTAAGTTATTGCAAGCGCTGTTAATGGCAACTAGTCAAGGTAAAAATAGCAACAATAATCTCATTACTAAAACGAGACCATTGACGACGACTGTTCGTTCTATTGAGGATGATATCCGGCAGTTCGAAGAagatactaaattattaaaagcattaCTCCAAGCCACTGGTAGAGACCCTGCCACTCTCAACCTACCTTCACTAGATGGAATTAAAGCAGTCATAACTACATTAAAACCAAGCATCGCGACTACAACGCTTCAAACAACATCTACTCTGCCACCAAGTACTGTACCAATAACACAGTTTACTACAACAGAAACCACAACATCATCAATAATTAATGAAGATGTTAAAAGACTCCAAGAAGATACTAAACTATTACAAGCATTACTTCAAGTTACTGGAAACAAAAATGGTGGAGATATGCCCGTAATATCTGGTTTGACATCTAATGTAAGAATAGCTTCAAATCCATTGACAACATCGATGGAGTCAAAATCAACTACATCATTCAACGTTAGACCAGTATACACAACTACGCAATTCACCCCAACTACAACTGTTAGGTCCCAAATTATTACTGTGTCCACTTTACAGCCAACCACAGAAGATATTGGAATATCTACAACATTTCGACCTGTTAATGTAAGAACACAATCCACTACAGTTAATCGACCCACTGTGACCACTGAAATTCCTAGTAGCTCCACATATTCAGACGAAGAGGACCTTctctttttaaagaatttg AAATCTGTGCTTAGTACGAAATCTAAAAATGAAGACCCAGAAACATCACTGGCCAACCGTGTAATTGCATTAGCTGTTGAACGaagtttaaatgaaattcaagTTGGCAAAAACGTAGGAACAACAAAGGTAATGACTACAACTACTACTACATCAAGACCAACTACTACAGCGACACAAGCGACTACAACACCAAGACCAACAACAAAACCAACAACGACACGAGTGACAACAACACCTCGACAAAATATTCCATCTATAGAAGATGACATCAAACAATTCGAACaagatacaaaattattacaagCACTTTTAAAAGCAACTGGTCAAGATCcttcaaaattcaatatacCAACTTTACCTACAACAACCGTGAGTGCACAATTTCCAAATATTCCACAAGGCATAAACGATGATCTAAACCTTTTATCAAATTTGCTTGCTTCACCATCACCTCTGAATGAACCCTTTGATCCTCTAACACAGAAACCTGCACCCACCCAAGCTACCCAGAGAACTCCAACATCAACGGTACCTTATGGCATACAAATAGCTGTTAAagacgatttaaaaaatgaacagGATGATGCGAAACTATtgcaaacattaataaaactacaagATGCTCAAGAGACGACAACCGTGAGAAGTAAACTGGCTATAACAG GACATTCATCGGATGAAGcattgaaaaaattaatacaaaaaacgcAACCAGCAGGAATGATGTCAGAATCGACAAAACCATCTATGTCACTAAGCACAGAGTATGGGAATAGCAACGATGCTTTGCTTGCGGCTCTACTGAAGGAGCAAGGTTTCGGTCCAACCACGGCAAGTTCTTTGGACGAACAAATTCGCCTTGCT GCATTACTCAATCAAGTGGTCGTGACGCCGAAGGCTAGGCGGACGACAACTCCCCCTCCGCCCCCTCCTGCGCCACGAAGGCCTATTTTGGATGGATTAAGTTGGCTGTGGCAACAGTGGAGAGATACTGCTCCAGGATCGCAAGGTCCCAGGCAGTCCAGACCAGCGCCAACTAGAAACCAACCAGCGCAATCAGCGTCAGCAACCAGTTCTAGAGTGAACTGGTTCGGCTCAGGGCCTTTCGTTGGTAATGCAGATGAAAGGCCCGCAAACAGA ATTCCTTTGGAGCCTCCTAGTGCTGTGGAACAGCCTCCTGGCAGAGGTCAGTTAGTATCCGCAGCGATCAACGTTACCAGGGCATTTTCACAGTTCTTAGGAGCGGCAATTCAG GGCGCCGCCCAAACAGTCCAGAACGTGTTTAGGGCGGGACAAAACACTTACACGAATGGATCCGGAGGCTCGGGATAA